One Gordonia sp. SID5947 genomic region harbors:
- a CDS encoding GtrA family protein, whose translation MSRPESGAEDKHPRHDDFTTRHAPTPVELPFSDGEASTNVDLKTQIIRFAITGAGSGVLDFGLTLLLQYVVGTPFWIAKSFGFILGTTTAYLLNRRWTFEAEPSALRFVAVAALYGVTFFVNVGLYTWCSHLWPQTIVYSFAAYVIAQGTATVINFVVQRLVIFRIR comes from the coding sequence GTGTCTCGACCCGAGTCCGGCGCGGAGGACAAACATCCGCGCCACGACGATTTCACGACCCGCCATGCGCCGACTCCGGTCGAATTGCCGTTCAGCGACGGTGAGGCGTCCACGAATGTCGACCTCAAGACGCAGATCATCCGGTTCGCCATCACCGGTGCGGGGTCCGGGGTCCTCGACTTCGGCCTGACCCTGCTCCTCCAGTACGTGGTCGGGACGCCGTTCTGGATCGCCAAGTCGTTCGGCTTCATCCTCGGCACCACCACCGCGTATCTGCTGAACCGTCGGTGGACCTTCGAAGCGGAACCGAGCGCGCTGCGGTTCGTCGCGGTGGCGGCGCTCTACGGTGTGACGTTCTTCGTCAACGTGGGCCTGTACACCTGGTGCTCGCACCTGTGGCCGCAGACGATCGTCTACAGCTTCGCGGCGTACGTGATCGCGCAGGGCACCGCGACGGTCATCAACTTCGTCGTGCAGCGGCTGGTCATCTTCAGGATCCGCTGA